The following DNA comes from Anaerostipes rhamnosivorans.
TGCGATCTCGGTATTTAAGGCATTGTCTTCCACAAGAAGCACTCTTTTTCCGGTAAAGTCAAAGTCTGCTTCCTCTTTCTGCTCCTTCTCTTCCTCTTTCTGGCAGAACACCTTCGTAAAGGCTGAGACTAAGGAAGCCTTAAACATCGGCTTGCTCATCAGCAGGTTCACCCCTGCCAGTTTTGCCTCATGTTCGATGGAGGTCCAGTCATAAGCAGTCATGATAATGATCGTTACTTCCGGCCCCACAATGCTCCGGATGCGCCGGGCTGTCTCGATCCCGTCCATCTCCGGCATCTTCCAGTCGATCAGTATCATATCAAAATATTTCCCGCTTCCCCATAAAAACTTCACCCGCTCCACTGCCTTGCGCCCGCTGTCCACCCATTCTGCCTTGATGCCCATCTCCTTCAGGGTCACAATGGCACTCTCACACACTGCCACGTCATCATCCACCACCAGGGTACTGAGATGGGAGAAATTATAATGGTGCTGTTTTTGATTGTGACGGAGCTTTTCTTCCTCTGTGATGCCCAGTTTCACATCCACTGTGAATTCTGATCCCACGCCTTTGATAGAACGAACCGTAATCCTTCCATCCATCATATCCACAATGCTTTTGGAAATCGGCAGTCCAAGTCCGGTTCCGCCGTAAACTGACGTAATCCCGCTGCTTTCCTGGGAGAAGGTTTCAAATAAATGTGGCAGGAAATCATCACTCATGCCCACTCCGGTGTCGTTTATGATAAAACGCAGAGTCACATCATTTTTGGCCTTTTTAAAGCGGCGGGTGGAGAAGGTGATCTTACCGCCCTCCTCTGTAAACTTCACTGCATTTCCAATAATATTGATCAACACCTGCTGCAGCTTCATAGCATCACCGATATAAAAATCATCGATTACCGGATCTACGATACATTCATAATCAACACCCTTTGCTTCTGCCTGTGCATAGCAGATAGAATTGATCCCATTGAGGAACTCTTCCATGGGGATTTTTTCATTTTTCAGCAGCATTTTTCCACTCTCAATCCGGCTCATATCCAGAATATCATTGATCAATGCCAGAAGGTATCTGGAGGAGATACCGATCTTGGAGATACAGTCTTCCACTTTGGCATCATTCCCAATGGACTGGGCTGCTATGGTGCACATGCCGATAATGGCATTCATAGGTGTACGGATCTCATGGCTCATCCGGGATAAAAAGTCTGATTTGGCCGCATTTGCCTGCTCCGCTCCAGCCAGTGCCGCAGCCAGCTCTTGTTTCTGCCTCTGCTCCTGCCTGACAATGTCTGTCACGTCCGTCCTGGCCAGACATACCCGCCCAAGTTCCTTGTCAATGTAAAATACCTCGCATCTCTTCACCTGAAGAATTCCGTTCGGGTCCTTCATCTGCACCATAAATGAATAGGATTCATTTTCTGAAAGCATCTTGATCATATAACCATAATTTAAGTTTTCCAGATACGTCCTTCTGGTTTCCTCATCCATGAACCGATCAGCCATCTTACGGATTTCCTTCTGGAATTTACCCTGAATCGGAATTGTATTCATAACTTTTGAGTTCAAGGTAAACAACCGGTGGGCATCGTGGACAATGTCAATATCTACGATCATATCATAATCCAAGTCTGTGATCTTATAGAGCAGTTTTTTCTGCATCTTTTGTTCCGTCTCATCGTAGGTATAGAAAAATACAATAATGTCTCCCGTCTCCGGATTTAAATAGGATCTGAAGTTTGTATTGCTCCAAAAGGCGCTTCCATCTTTGCGTTTTCTCAGGTAATCGAATTTATAGTCAACCTTTCCAGCAGCAAAATCCCTGATAACCTTTTCCCGGGCCAGAGCCTCCCCGATTTTTTTACCGTATGCAGGGTCAGCTGCTGACTCCACCAGTTTCTGCACTGTATACTGATAGCTTTTTCCGACACCTGTCACCGCCACCTCCGGGGCAGCCACATAGTTTTCCACCATATCTTGAGTCACATTCATCCGTCCCTGGATGCTTCTTCCATCCGATGACAACTCAGCAAAATAAGCCAGTTCATTTTCATAGAGCTCTTTGACCCGCTCCTGGAGAAGCTTTTCTTCCGTGATGTCCACAAATACACAGTAAAAATATTGTTCTCCGTCCTCCTCTGTAAACAGTTGGGCCTGAATAGAGATCCATTTAATTTTGCCGTCTTTACGGATCAGTCTGTTTTCATTGCGGATTGTATTTCCCTGTTTGAGCTGGGCCTTCAGCCTGTCCGCCATGATGACCAGATCATCCGGATAGATCACCGCTGCCATGTGGTTTCCCAAAGCCGCAAACTCTTCCCTTGTATACCCCAGGAAATCGTAAAGTCCGTCATTGGCAGCTATAACCGAAAATTGTTCATCAAACCGGCATCGAAATACAGCTCCGGGGATGTTATTATAAATATGCAGAATTTCATTCTGGGCCTTCTTCTGTTCTGTGATATCAATACACACAGAGATGATGGCAGGCCGCCCATCTTCAGCCTCCACCTTGTGGGCAACATCATGGACCCATATATAGGAACCATCCTTTCTGCGCATCCGGTACTCCAGGGTATATTCGCCGCTTTCTTCCATCTGGCGTTTTGCGCTGGCTAAAGCCTCCATGCGGTCATCCTGGTGGATACTGTTGGGAAGCAGTCCATGGATATCTAAAACAAATTCTTCTTCGCTTTCATAACCTAAATACTGCAGCATCCTTCTGTTAATAAAATAGAATGGGAAGCCCTTTTCCAGATATCCTCCAATCATCCCTCCAGCCAATGAATCATTCAGGATCTTCTGGCGCTGTCCTGTGATATTCTCCACCACCAAGGTCCTTGGATAATGTTCTTCTTCTCCCTGGCTTACTGCCGATTCAGAAAAATGGAGACTGGATATTGACCAGCGCTCCCCGGTCTTTGTCAGATTAAAGATTCCCCGGACTCTCCAGGCATATACAGAATTCCTGAGGATGATCTCTTCAAACACCATCCTTACCTGCTCATCCAGAGCCTGCTCATAGATCACATGACACTCTATGTCAAAGGGCTCCGGGATCTCTCCAATATCCTGATGCAGGTATCGGACCATCTCCTCTTTTCCGCAGGCATACTCCTTTTCCCCCGTACCGATAAAACTGATATCCTCCGATAGATATCCGGCGGTTTTTTCCGCATCACGCAACTCAAACCAGCAGCTGCAAAACTCCCGGACAGTGTCAATCGCATTCATTTGTTCGCCCATATATCTCTTCCCTCCATAGGCGGCAGCCGCCCTTACCTTCTGCTTTTGTACAGCTTAGAACCTGATCGGCCCGTTCTATGGCTTTGGCTATCGTATCTCCATCTTCCAGGAGGGCTGCGCCGGCTGAACAGATGATATTTCTCTCTCCGCCCCAGACCCCTTTGACAGCTTTGCAGATTTCTTCCCCTTTTTGGATGATAAACTCTCCTGATCCTGCCTGCTTCATAACTGCCAAGAATTCATTTCCGCTGAACCTAGCCAAAATATCACTTCTTCTCGTGTGAGTGCGCAAAACCGTGCCTAACTCATAAACCTGATTGTCTCCTATACCACTGCTATGTCCGGGTTCATCCAAACTGAATAAATAAACAGCCAGCGGCATGTCTTCTTCCCTGAGGGACTTCACAGCTGCCTTCAGCCCTTTCCGGTTCAACAGTCCTGTCTGATAATCTTGGAATTCTTCATCCTGCAAAACCTGTTCACGCAAATGGTAAGCATTAATCTCAGATGCCCGGCATATTCTCTTTACCAAGCTCTCTTTTAAAAACGGCCGTCCTATAAAATCATCCGCTCCCGCTCGGAGTGCCCGTTCCTCTGTCTTGGCATCGGGATTTGCAGTGGCAATGACCGGTATATTCCTGCACCCCCTGTCCTCCTTCAGCTGTTTCAGCAGAAGATAAGTATCTGGTCCCATCCAAGTCAGGCTTAATAAGATGGCAGCCACATCATTTTCACGGCCCCTCACTGTTTCCAAAAGACTTTTTCTGCCCACAGGCTCGATGATCTGGTACTCCTCCCCTAATTCCTTCTTGATCTCTTCCCGTAAGGAGAGATCTTCTTCCGCTACCAAAAGAATCTCCTTTTCCTCATCCGGCCTAACTGTTTCTCGTTCCACATTGAACAGCGAGCTTACTGTGTTCTCTGCCAGCAATTGGTCAAACTCCATAGACGGCATTGGTTTTGCAAAATAATATCCCTGTACATAGTCACAGCCTATTTCCTTCAGACGTTCCAGCTGTTCCTTTGTCTCCACTCCTTCCGCCACTACGCTGAGATGCATCCACCGGGCCAGGCTGATGATAAACTTAAGGATTCCCTGACTGACAGGTTTTGCCGTCTCACTCTGGATAAACTTCATATCCAGTTTAAGGATGTCAATAGGCATATTATTCAGCATGTTCAGTGATGAATAGCCGCTTCCGAAATCGTCCATTTCGATAACAAAACCCAGCTCCCTCAGATGGGAAACCGTTTCAATGATCTGGGCAGGCGTCTCTGTGTAGGCACTTTCGGTGATCTCCAGATGCAGCCTGGAGGGGTCAAGTCCGTATTTCTTTACAATCCTGCACAAAATATCGGAAAGATCGGCATTATAAATGTCCGCTCTGGATACATTGACTGATACCGGGATCGCTGAATACCCCTTATCCTCCCACTCTCTGAGCATCTCACATGTCTTTTCCCAGACGTACTGGTCCATCTTTGTGATAAACCCATTGCTCTCAAACAGAGGGATAAAATTTGCCGGTGACTGTAGTCCCCACTCAGGGTGCTCCCATCGGACCAGTGCCTCAGCTCCTGCCAGGCTGCCGTCCACGATCCGGTACTTTGGCTGCAGATAGACCTGGAACTGGTTTTCAGCCAAGGCCTGCTCCATGCCGTCAGTGATAGCCTGGTCATGCAGCAGCCTGCTTCTCAATTTGTCATCATAAAAGGCAAAATATTTTCCATACTGTCCTTTGATGCTGCGCGCAGCCAAAAGTGCCCGGTCACACATCTGTTCCGCAGACAACTCCCGGTCTTCCACCGTATAAATCCCCCATTTCATTGCAATACTTCCAGCTTCCATCATTTGATTAACTCTCTCGTTTGCTTCCTGGAATATCTCACTTTTATAATTCCGCCTATGTTCAGTCATGCATACAAACTGGTCTGAATTCAGCCTTCCGCAGATCCCTCTTCCATTGATCTCTCTCTCATACATCTGTGCGATGTCCTGGAGAAGCCGATCTCCCGCAGGTATTCCGAATACATCATTGACGAGCTTAAAATTCTCGATATCAGAACAAATGATATCGTACCGCCCCGTTGGGTTCCGCATGAGGGCATCCCGGATGAGCTGATAGAAAAACTCTTTGCTGTACAGGCCTGTCAAACGGTCAAACTTCACTTGGTTTACCACGGCAGCCGTCTCCCGCAGGTTGATAATACTTGCCACCCGGTGCAGGATGATCTGGGGCCTGTAAGGTTTGGCTACAAAATCTGACGCCCCGTGGGACAAGGCCGCCAGCTCATCGGACTCCGCATCATTCTGCGTTGTGACAATGACAGGAATCGATGAGTATGCTTTGTCCGCTTTCATCAGAGACAGAAATGTATACCCATCCATAACAGGCATGACAATATCCAGCAGTATCAGTGAGATCCCTTCCCCATACTGCTTTAATACCTCCAATGCCTCTTTTCCGTTTTCCGCTTCCAGAACATCATAATCAGAATTTAAAATCTGGCAAAGCAACTGCCGGTTTATCTGATTGTCCTCTACTACCAATACCTTTTTCTGAGACAGCATATAAATCCTTTCTTTATCCAAAACGTGCAGAAGGAAGTCCTCCTCTTCGCCGGTTTGACATCGTGTTATGAAAAAGCCTAGTATTTTGAAAAAGCAACGTTGACATTGTGTTCTTCTCGTTCTAACAAATCTTCCAGGCAGTCGGTAAATGCAGACAGATCACCGCTTTTTAAATAACCAGCGGCTTTCTCTATGATCTGTGAGTATTCCATGT
Coding sequences within:
- a CDS encoding response regulator, which codes for MGEQMNAIDTVREFCSCWFELRDAEKTAGYLSEDISFIGTGEKEYACGKEEMVRYLHQDIGEIPEPFDIECHVIYEQALDEQVRMVFEEIILRNSVYAWRVRGIFNLTKTGERWSISSLHFSESAVSQGEEEHYPRTLVVENITGQRQKILNDSLAGGMIGGYLEKGFPFYFINRRMLQYLGYESEEEFVLDIHGLLPNSIHQDDRMEALASAKRQMEESGEYTLEYRMRRKDGSYIWVHDVAHKVEAEDGRPAIISVCIDITEQKKAQNEILHIYNNIPGAVFRCRFDEQFSVIAANDGLYDFLGYTREEFAALGNHMAAVIYPDDLVIMADRLKAQLKQGNTIRNENRLIRKDGKIKWISIQAQLFTEEDGEQYFYCVFVDITEEKLLQERVKELYENELAYFAELSSDGRSIQGRMNVTQDMVENYVAAPEVAVTGVGKSYQYTVQKLVESAADPAYGKKIGEALAREKVIRDFAAGKVDYKFDYLRKRKDGSAFWSNTNFRSYLNPETGDIIVFFYTYDETEQKMQKKLLYKITDLDYDMIVDIDIVHDAHRLFTLNSKVMNTIPIQGKFQKEIRKMADRFMDEETRRTYLENLNYGYMIKMLSENESYSFMVQMKDPNGILQVKRCEVFYIDKELGRVCLARTDVTDIVRQEQRQKQELAAALAGAEQANAAKSDFLSRMSHEIRTPMNAIIGMCTIAAQSIGNDAKVEDCISKIGISSRYLLALINDILDMSRIESGKMLLKNEKIPMEEFLNGINSICYAQAEAKGVDYECIVDPVIDDFYIGDAMKLQQVLINIIGNAVKFTEEGGKITFSTRRFKKAKNDVTLRFIINDTGVGMSDDFLPHLFETFSQESSGITSVYGGTGLGLPISKSIVDMMDGRITVRSIKGVGSEFTVDVKLGITEEEKLRHNQKQHHYNFSHLSTLVVDDDVAVCESAIVTLKEMGIKAEWVDSGRKAVERVKFLWGSGKYFDMILIDWKMPEMDGIETARRIRSIVGPEVTIIIMTAYDWTSIEHEAKLAGVNLLMSKPMFKASLVSAFTKVFCQKEEEKEQKEEADFDFTGKRVLLVEDNALNTEIAKMLLEGKGFLVETAENGLRAMEMFSKSEKGYYDAILMDIRMPIMDGLTATTNIRNLSNADAENIPIIAMTANAFDDDVEKSKAAGMNAHLAKPIEPEHLYRTLYDFIYEIVE
- a CDS encoding EAL domain-containing protein gives rise to the protein MLSQKKVLVVEDNQINRQLLCQILNSDYDVLEAENGKEALEVLKQYGEGISLILLDIVMPVMDGYTFLSLMKADKAYSSIPVIVTTQNDAESDELAALSHGASDFVAKPYRPQIILHRVASIINLRETAAVVNQVKFDRLTGLYSKEFFYQLIRDALMRNPTGRYDIICSDIENFKLVNDVFGIPAGDRLLQDIAQMYEREINGRGICGRLNSDQFVCMTEHRRNYKSEIFQEANERVNQMMEAGSIAMKWGIYTVEDRELSAEQMCDRALLAARSIKGQYGKYFAFYDDKLRSRLLHDQAITDGMEQALAENQFQVYLQPKYRIVDGSLAGAEALVRWEHPEWGLQSPANFIPLFESNGFITKMDQYVWEKTCEMLREWEDKGYSAIPVSVNVSRADIYNADLSDILCRIVKKYGLDPSRLHLEITESAYTETPAQIIETVSHLRELGFVIEMDDFGSGYSSLNMLNNMPIDILKLDMKFIQSETAKPVSQGILKFIISLARWMHLSVVAEGVETKEQLERLKEIGCDYVQGYYFAKPMPSMEFDQLLAENTVSSLFNVERETVRPDEEKEILLVAEEDLSLREEIKKELGEEYQIIEPVGRKSLLETVRGRENDVAAILLSLTWMGPDTYLLLKQLKEDRGCRNIPVIATANPDAKTEERALRAGADDFIGRPFLKESLVKRICRASEINAYHLREQVLQDEEFQDYQTGLLNRKGLKAAVKSLREEDMPLAVYLFSLDEPGHSSGIGDNQVYELGTVLRTHTRRSDILARFSGNEFLAVMKQAGSGEFIIQKGEEICKAVKGVWGGERNIICSAGAALLEDGDTIAKAIERADQVLSCTKAEGKGGCRLWREEIYGRTNECD